The genomic DNA GGCTGTGAACAGAAGCAACCGCGCGGCGCACAGTTGTGCCGGGCAGACCTACAAGTTTAGAAAAATGCACTCCCCCTGCCGAATTGAAAGCCGGTTTTTAGCCCTTTTAGGTAGCCATGCACCCGGCCGCTTATCAGATAACAAGCGGACTTATGTTTAATTCTGTGAGTTGGGACACATCAGCCCTATCGGGCGGGCAAAGGAGGCTGGATCAGCTCCGGATAGCGAGGGTTCAGGTTGTCTCCGGAGGAGACACCGCGGAGGCGCCGGCTGACCCACGGACCAAGATATTCGCGTGCCCACTGGGCATCCCGGCGCAGCTGTTCCACCCGGTTCCTTGAGCGCTGTTCCTCCAGTTCGGGAAGGTCAATGGCGTCGGTGCCGCGGAGCACTTCGAGGACCTTCTTGGCCGTCAGCATGTGGCCCGCCGGAGACATGTGCAGCCGGTCCACCGCCCAGTAGCGTTCGTCCTGCAGGATCTTCATCCGCCAGTAGTCCACCAGCACGGCGTCATTCTTATCCACGATTTCCCGGACCAGTTCGTTATAGAGGGCTGTCCGGCCCCGTGTCCGGCCGAAGACCGGCGACTGGCCGGAGTCGAATCCGGTGAAAACAAGGACGGCTGCACCGCTGGAGCGCAGCTTGGCAATCCCGCCGTCGTAGGCATCAACTATTGCGTCGATATCCACTTTGGGGCGCAGGATGTCATTCCCGCCGGCATAAACGGTGACCAGGGTGGGTGACAGGGCGATCGCGGCATCCACCTGCTCATTCAGGACCTGGTGCAGTTTCTTGCCGCGGATTGCCAGGTTGGCGTAGCCCCACGAATCATCGGCGAGCACCAGCTGCTCGGCCACGCGGTCCGCCCAGCCGCGCACGCCGTTGGGACGGGACTCGTCCTCGTCCCCCACGCCTTCCGTAAACGAATCCCCCAGGGCCACATATCGCTGCGTAAAAGTCACCACCACAGCGTACAAGCAACCGGCCGGGGACAGGGCCGGCACAGCGCCTCAGTCCGTTGCGCCGGATCCCCGGTTAGACTCAGAGCCGGTACTAGTTCGCCTGCTTACGATAAGGACCCCATGACCAGCCAAGAGACCCCGGCCCGCCAGCGCGCCGCTGTCATTGTGAATCCAATCAAGAAAACGGATTTTGACGTGCGCGTCCGGGTGGCTGAAATCTGCGCGGATGAAGGCTGGGACGAGCCGCTGTTCTTCGAAACCGAGGAAGACGATCCCGGGCATTCGATGGCACGGAAGGCCATGGAGGCCGGCGTTGACCTGGTGATCGCTGCCGG from Arthrobacter zhangbolii includes the following:
- a CDS encoding SGNH/GDSL hydrolase family protein codes for the protein MTFTQRYVALGDSFTEGVGDEDESRPNGVRGWADRVAEQLVLADDSWGYANLAIRGKKLHQVLNEQVDAAIALSPTLVTVYAGGNDILRPKVDIDAIVDAYDGGIAKLRSSGAAVLVFTGFDSGQSPVFGRTRGRTALYNELVREIVDKNDAVLVDYWRMKILQDERYWAVDRLHMSPAGHMLTAKKVLEVLRGTDAIDLPELEEQRSRNRVEQLRRDAQWAREYLGPWVSRRLRGVSSGDNLNPRYPELIQPPLPAR